In Scatophagus argus isolate fScaArg1 chromosome 7, fScaArg1.pri, whole genome shotgun sequence, a genomic segment contains:
- the det1 gene encoding DET1 homolog, which translates to MDEDTPTLKPRRIQNQNVVHRLERRRICSGRPGAHWYRVRCFHQNLFPNFTVVNVEKPPCFLRKFSPDGRCFIAFSSDQTSLEIYEYQGCQAAQDLLRGQEGETLLTANDQRSLNIRGRLFERFFSLLHVTNVASNGEHLNRECSLFTDDCRYVIVGSAVYVPEEPPPYFFEVYRNNESVTPNPRSPLEDYSLHIIDLHTGRLCDTRSFKCDKIILSHNQGLYLYRNILAVLSVQQQTIHVFQITPEGTFLDVRTIGRFCYEDDLLTLSAVYTEAQAESQPGFPRLYTDKTINSLKHRLLVYLWRRAEQDGSATAKRRFFQFFDQLRRLRMWKMQLLDEHHLFIKYTSEDVVTLRVTDPSQPSFFVVYNMVSTEVLAVFENTSDQLLELFENFCDLFRNATLHSQAVQFPCSASSNNYARQVQRRFKDTIVNAKYGGHTEAVRRLLGQLPISAQSYSSSPYLDLSLFSYDDKWVSVMERPKTCGDHPIRFYARDSGLLKFKIQAGLLGRPVNHAVRRLVAFTFHPFEPFAISVQRTNAEYVVNFHMRHVCA; encoded by the exons ATGGATGAAGACACCCCAACCCTGAAGCCCAGACGGATCCAGAATCAAAACGTGGTTCATCGCCTTGAGAGGCGTAGGATCTGTTCAGGCCGACCTGGTGCTCACTGGTACAGGGTACGTTGCTTCCACCAGAACCTTTTTCCCAACTTCACTGTGGTCAATGTGGAGAAGCCTCCATGCTTCCTTAGGAAGTTTTCACCAGATGGACGCTGCTTCATCGCTTTCTCTTCTGACCAGACTTCTCTAGAG ATATATGAATACCAAGGCTGCCAGGCGGCTCAAGACCTGCTGAGAGGCCAAGAGGGAGAAACTCTTCTAACAGCCAATGATCAGCGTTCCCTCAACATCCGAGGCCGCCTGTTTGAGCGCTTCTTCTCTTTGCTCCACGTCACTAATGTGGCCTCAAACGGAGAACACCTTAACCGGGAGTGCAGCCTGTTCACCGACGATTGTCGTTATGTCATTGTTGGGTCAGCTGTGTACGTCCCTGAGGAGCCGCCGCCTTATTTCTTTGAG GTGTATCGGAACAATGAATCTGTGACTCCCAACCCCCGATCCCCTCTAGAAGACTACTCCCTCCACATTATCGACCTCCACACTGGCAGGCTCTGTGACACCAGGTCCTTCAAGTGTGACAAGATCATTCTGTCCCATAACCAGGGCCTGTACCTCTACAGGAACATCCTGGCTGTGCTGTCAGTCCAGCAGCAGACTATACATGTGTTTCAG ATAACTCCAGAGGGGACGTTTCTAGATGTAAGGACTATTGGGCGGTTCTGTTACGAGGACGACCTCCTGACTCTGTCAGCAGTTTACACTGAGGCTCAGGCTGAGAGTCAGCCGGGTTTCCCTCGCCTCTACACTGACAAAACCATCAACTCCCTCAAGCACAGGCTGCTGGTCTACCTCTGGAGGAGGGCTGAGCAGGATGGCAGCGCCACCGCCAAGAGGAG GTTCTTCCAGTTTTTTGATCagctgaggaggctgaggatgTGGAAGATGCAGCTGTTGGATGAGCATCACCTCTTCATTAAGTACACCAGCGAAGACGTGGTCACGCTCAGAGTCACTGACCCCTCAcag ccGTCGTTCTTCGTTGTGTACAACATGGTATCTACAGAGGTGCTCGCCGTCTTTGAGAACACCTCCGACCAGCTGCTGGAGCTGTTTGAGAATTTCTGCGACCTTTTTAGAAACGCAACGCTGCACAGCCAGGCCGTCCAGTTCCCCTGCTCCGCTTCATCCAACAACTACGCACGGCAGGTCCAGAGAAG ATTCAAAGACACCATAGTGAACGCCAAATACGGCGGGCACACGGAGGCGGTGCGTCGGCTGCTGGGTCAGCTGCCGATCAGCGCCCAGTCCTACAGCAGCAGCCCTTACCTCGACCTCTCCCTCTTTAGTTACGATGACAAGTGGGTGTCGGTGATGGAGAGACCCAAGACCTGCGGAGACCACCCCATCAG GTTTTACGCACGGGACTCGGGCCTGCTGAAGTTTAAGATCCAGGCGGGCCTGCTGGGACGGCCAGTAAATCATGCAGTGCGACGCCTGGTCGCCTTCACTTTCCACCCGTTCGAACCCTTTGCAATCTCTGTTCAGCGGACCAATGCAGAGTATGTGGTCAACTTTCACATGAGGCATGTCTGTGCCTGA